From one Agathobaculum sp. NTUH-O15-33 genomic stretch:
- the tnpA gene encoding IS200/IS605 family transposase, with protein sequence MANSLAHTKWVCKYHIVFTPKYRRKIIYKQLRKDIQQIIKDLCKWKGVEIIEGHMMPDHIHLLVSVPPKYSISQFMGYLKGKSAMMIFERHGNLKYKFGSRNFWATGYYVSTVGINTATIQKYIREQDKQDQIEDSLSKKEYVDPFKGSK encoded by the coding sequence ATGGCAAACAGTTTAGCACATACAAAATGGGTATGCAAGTATCACATCGTATTCACACCGAAATATCGAAGGAAAATAATCTATAAGCAGCTGCGAAAAGATATACAGCAAATTATAAAGGATTTGTGCAAGTGGAAGGGTGTGGAAATCATCGAAGGGCATATGATGCCTGACCATATTCATTTACTCGTAAGCGTGCCGCCGAAATACAGTATCTCGCAGTTTATGGGATATTTAAAAGGGAAAAGTGCGATGATGATATTCGAGCGGCATGGGAATTTAAAATATAAATTCGGCAGTCGTAATTTCTGGGCGACTGGATATTATGTGAGCACGGTAGGAATCAATACGGCCACGATTCAAAAATATATCAGGGAGCAAGATAAGCAGGATCAAATCGAAGATAGCTTAAGTAAGAAAGAATATGTTGACCCTTTCAAGGGTAGTAAGTAG